The Metabacillus sediminilitoris genome window below encodes:
- a CDS encoding GGDEF domain-containing protein, whose product MNDTYGHHNGDQLLMHVIKVCQTQLKEGMLFTRYGGEEFVLALKGRTGLEGEELANQLRRHVEARPLITTEGVISVTLSSGVAEATKATEETLYQLLNKADQALYSAKREGRNQVRVYSEIIYLTNLN is encoded by the coding sequence GTGAATGATACCTATGGCCATCATAATGGTGATCAATTGCTAATGCATGTAATAAAGGTTTGCCAAACTCAGTTGAAGGAAGGCATGCTATTTACACGATATGGTGGGGAGGAGTTTGTCCTTGCATTGAAGGGAAGGACAGGTTTAGAAGGTGAAGAGTTAGCTAATCAGCTGCGCAGACATGTTGAAGCGCGGCCTCTCATTACGACAGAGGGAGTTATTTCTGTTACTTTAAGCAGTGGAGTGGCTGAGGCAACGAAAGCGACAGAGGAAACCCTTTATCAGCTTTTAAATAAAGCAGATCAAGCTTTATACTCTGCAAAACGAGAAGGACGTAATCAAGTGCGTGTCTATTCAGAGATAATATATCTTACAAACCTTAATTAG
- a CDS encoding Gfo/Idh/MocA family protein, whose protein sequence is MKFEKVRWGIIGCGDVTEVKSGPAFQKVENSELVAVMRRTGELAKDYAKRHNVPKWYDDADALINDPDVDAVYIATPPGSHKEYTIKVAKAGKPVYVEKPMALNFVECNEMIAACKEARVPLYVAYYRRAQPRFVKIKDLLESKVIGDVRFVSTTQYQKASEDVKDSKSLPWRLQPEVSGGGLFFDLASHTLDILDFLLGPIKEAQGFASNQAGYYRAEDIVTGTYRFESGIHGVGKWCFSAFENVDVNEIVGSKGKITFSTFGDEPIVLTTTSGKEQWSFERPQHVHQPLAETIMAELTGNYGQCPSNGVNGARTNWVMGELVKR, encoded by the coding sequence ATGAAATTTGAAAAAGTTCGTTGGGGTATTATTGGGTGCGGTGATGTAACAGAAGTGAAAAGTGGTCCAGCATTCCAAAAAGTTGAAAATTCAGAGTTGGTTGCCGTAATGCGGAGAACCGGTGAACTTGCGAAAGACTATGCAAAAAGACATAATGTTCCAAAATGGTATGATGATGCTGACGCACTTATTAACGATCCAGATGTTGATGCTGTCTATATTGCGACACCGCCGGGTTCACATAAGGAATATACTATTAAAGTTGCCAAGGCAGGAAAACCTGTTTATGTAGAAAAGCCAATGGCACTTAATTTTGTGGAATGCAATGAAATGATCGCTGCTTGCAAAGAAGCTCGCGTTCCTTTATATGTTGCTTACTACCGAAGGGCACAGCCTAGATTTGTTAAAATAAAAGATTTGTTGGAAAGTAAAGTGATCGGTGACGTGCGTTTCGTATCAACAACACAGTACCAAAAAGCTTCGGAAGACGTGAAGGATTCAAAAAGTCTCCCGTGGAGGCTACAACCTGAAGTGTCCGGAGGGGGACTGTTTTTTGATTTAGCCAGTCATACGCTCGATATATTAGATTTTTTGCTGGGACCTATTAAGGAAGCTCAAGGTTTTGCTTCAAATCAAGCAGGCTATTATCGTGCGGAAGATATTGTGACAGGTACATATCGATTTGAATCTGGAATCCATGGCGTAGGGAAGTGGTGTTTTTCTGCTTTTGAAAATGTGGATGTGAATGAAATCGTCGGCAGTAAAGGTAAAATTACCTTTTCCACTTTTGGAGATGAGCCCATTGTTTTGACGACAACTAGTGGAAAAGAGCAATGGAGTTTTGAACGACCTCAGCACGTCCATCAACCCCTTGCAGAAACGATTATGGCTGAATTAACTGGAAATTACGGCCAGTGCCCAAGTAATGGAGTGAACGGTGCGAGAACCAACTGGGTCATGGGTGAATTAGTTAAGAGATAA
- a CDS encoding polysaccharide deacetylase family protein, whose translation MKKKERSQEHVFLDPAKRRWSIIKRMSAGFTIFIVLVSTIFIESLNTNPVFPELQLNKSTGKSGIEPIHTSFSEEEIASQVQKTNLSPLIQKNMGLLNKKQMETKQEVYGFYVNWDENSKTSFKKNIDSITTLVPEWLQLTPNLTLKASTDRSIVADAKAHDIKILPLVNNFINNKWDGDILHRLFTTPGAEDRFIKNMLAYVRTNDFDGINIDFEDINPNDRDHFTRFMDKVYKAFHQHELMVTVDVPPNNNSFDYAALANSTDRMIVMLYDQHHSMSNPGPVAPNDWVKESLNELNIPSEKLIVSLGSYGYDWEENSSKPAVDMTFRDILELGSGTNLKIHWNKETGNPYLRYRKNGKNHIVWFLDAATFYNQMKLAIDSDSRGIALWRLGSEDPSIWNYINKPEDILNPSNALKTVASPESGRYTGAGEILKVTASEKGKRTIQLDSNGMVQTETYIKLPKPFEMTRYGKSQKKEVVLSFDDGPDPTYTPQILDILEKNHIKGTFFIVGENALMHQEIVKRIHQEGHEIGSHTFTHPDISSITPSRLRMELNANQRLFQEITGYTMTLFRPPYVSDTELGKKSEQVPILQAQEMGYTLVDKSIDSGDWQKRSSTEIVNQVLEQLPEGNVILLHDAGGDRSNTVKALPIIIKELKKRGYTFTTTADLIGKSDSQIMPPAVQDSPYSVYNKAVFKVIQGWHSGLSFLFYSAILLGILRLIIFIFLSRRQVKRYKEIQVDPSFTPFVSVVIAAYNEEKVICKTVNSILSSDYPAFEILIIDDGSKDDTAVIIQKIYANHPLVRLIKKDNGGKSSAVNLGFKEARGEIVVALDADTLIAEDAISLLVNHFKNKSVAAVSGNVKVGNKGNLLTNWQHIEYVTGFNLERRAFAALNCITVVPGAIGAWRKTAVEEAGYFKEDTLAEDTDITLTLLRNGKKIEFEEKAYAFTEVPEDIKSLAKQRYRWVYGTLQCLWKHREALFNKKHNSLGYIALPNMWLFQYIYQTISPLADLLFIIALFNTQPEIAVIVFILFYLLDFFTSLYAFRLEKESPKPLRSLFLQRILYKQLMTYVVIKSIFSAIKGVTVGWNKLKRKGNVTQETSIVEVKETI comes from the coding sequence CTGAAAAAAAAGGAACGAAGTCAAGAACATGTTTTTCTTGATCCTGCAAAAAGACGCTGGTCAATTATTAAACGAATGAGTGCAGGCTTTACTATTTTTATTGTTTTAGTATCGACTATTTTTATTGAAAGCCTTAATACTAATCCAGTATTTCCTGAGCTGCAATTGAATAAAAGTACAGGAAAGAGCGGGATTGAGCCGATTCATACAAGTTTCAGTGAAGAAGAGATTGCTTCACAGGTTCAAAAGACAAATCTTTCCCCTCTTATTCAAAAAAATATGGGTTTATTGAACAAAAAACAAATGGAGACCAAACAAGAAGTTTATGGTTTTTACGTCAATTGGGATGAAAACAGCAAAACTTCTTTCAAAAAAAATATAGATTCTATTACAACATTAGTGCCGGAATGGTTGCAGCTTACTCCTAACCTTACTCTTAAAGCCAGCACTGATCGCTCAATTGTTGCAGACGCAAAAGCGCATGATATAAAGATTCTTCCATTAGTTAATAATTTTATTAACAATAAATGGGATGGCGATATCCTGCATCGGTTATTTACTACCCCCGGCGCTGAAGACCGTTTTATTAAAAATATGCTGGCTTATGTGAGAACCAATGACTTTGACGGGATTAATATAGATTTTGAAGATATCAATCCAAATGACAGAGATCATTTCACCCGATTCATGGATAAAGTTTATAAAGCCTTTCATCAACATGAGCTTATGGTCACAGTGGATGTCCCGCCGAATAACAATAGTTTTGACTATGCCGCTTTAGCAAATAGCACAGACCGCATGATTGTCATGCTATATGACCAGCACCACTCCATGAGTAACCCTGGACCTGTAGCTCCAAATGATTGGGTAAAAGAGAGTTTAAACGAACTCAATATTCCTTCCGAAAAATTGATTGTGAGTTTAGGAAGCTACGGTTACGACTGGGAAGAAAACTCCAGCAAGCCCGCAGTTGACATGACGTTTCGGGATATCTTGGAATTGGGCAGTGGAACCAATCTCAAAATCCATTGGAATAAGGAAACAGGAAACCCTTATTTACGATATAGAAAAAATGGAAAAAACCATATTGTTTGGTTTTTAGATGCTGCTACATTTTATAATCAAATGAAGTTGGCTATAGATAGCGACTCAAGAGGAATAGCGCTTTGGCGTCTCGGTTCTGAAGATCCTTCTATCTGGAATTACATTAACAAACCAGAGGATATCCTTAATCCATCCAATGCCCTTAAAACCGTGGCAAGTCCTGAATCTGGCCGCTATACAGGTGCCGGGGAGATTTTAAAAGTTACTGCATCCGAAAAAGGCAAAAGAACGATTCAATTGGATTCAAATGGGATGGTACAAACTGAAACCTATATTAAATTACCGAAGCCTTTTGAGATGACCCGGTATGGCAAATCTCAAAAGAAGGAAGTCGTCCTTTCCTTTGATGACGGTCCGGATCCAACCTATACACCACAAATATTGGACATTTTGGAAAAGAATCATATTAAAGGAACCTTCTTTATTGTTGGAGAGAATGCTTTGATGCATCAAGAGATAGTTAAAAGGATACATCAGGAAGGCCATGAAATTGGCAGCCATACATTTACTCATCCTGATATTTCGTCCATCACGCCATCTCGTTTGAGAATGGAACTAAATGCAAATCAGCGTCTATTTCAAGAAATAACAGGCTATACGATGACCCTTTTCCGCCCGCCTTATGTATCGGATACGGAACTGGGCAAAAAGAGCGAACAGGTGCCTATATTGCAAGCACAGGAAATGGGTTATACCCTGGTTGATAAATCGATTGACTCTGGCGATTGGCAAAAACGTTCCAGCACTGAAATTGTGAATCAGGTACTGGAGCAGCTGCCAGAAGGAAATGTGATTTTACTGCACGATGCTGGCGGTGACCGCTCCAACACTGTAAAGGCCTTGCCTATTATTATTAAAGAACTTAAAAAGCGGGGCTACACCTTTACCACCACTGCTGATCTAATTGGAAAAAGTGATAGTCAAATTATGCCCCCTGCTGTTCAGGACAGCCCTTATTCGGTCTATAACAAGGCTGTATTCAAGGTCATACAAGGCTGGCACTCAGGACTAAGCTTCCTGTTCTACTCAGCTATCCTTTTAGGAATCTTGCGACTGATTATCTTCATTTTCCTTTCTAGAAGACAGGTAAAAAGATATAAAGAGATCCAAGTCGACCCTAGCTTTACACCTTTTGTCAGTGTCGTTATTGCTGCCTATAACGAGGAAAAAGTAATTTGTAAAACAGTTAATTCAATTTTATCCAGTGATTATCCAGCTTTTGAGATACTGATTATCGACGATGGATCAAAGGATGATACTGCTGTTATTATTCAAAAAATCTATGCAAACCATCCACTCGTCAGATTAATTAAAAAAGACAATGGTGGAAAATCTTCCGCTGTTAATCTTGGTTTTAAAGAAGCAAGAGGGGAAATCGTGGTTGCTCTTGACGCGGATACACTCATCGCTGAAGATGCCATCTCATTGCTTGTTAACCATTTTAAAAATAAAAGTGTTGCAGCTGTTTCAGGTAATGTAAAGGTCGGCAATAAGGGGAACCTTCTTACAAACTGGCAGCATATCGAATATGTGACAGGCTTTAACTTAGAGAGAAGGGCCTTTGCAGCTCTAAATTGCATTACGGTTGTACCAGGTGCGATCGGCGCATGGAGAAAGACAGCGGTAGAAGAAGCTGGATACTTTAAAGAGGATACACTCGCAGAGGATACCGATATCACTCTTACTCTTTTACGAAATGGGAAAAAGATTGAATTTGAAGAAAAGGCTTATGCCTTTACAGAAGTACCGGAAGATATTAAAAGTCTGGCAAAACAACGTTACCGATGGGTTTATGGTACGTTACAATGCTTATGGAAACATCGTGAGGCTTTATTCAATAAAAAACATAACTCATTAGGATATATCGCCCTTCCAAACATGTGGCTTTTCCAATATATTTATCAAACAATATCTCCTCTTGCAGATTTATTGTTCATTATAGCCCTTTTTAACACACAGCCTGAAATTGCAGTTATTGTGTTTATTCTATTTTACTTGCTGGATTTCTTTACTTCACTATATGCGTTTCGTTTGGAGAAAGAAAGTCCTAAACCACTACGTTCATTGTTTTTGCAACGAATCTTGTACAAGCAGCTTATGACTTATGTGGTGATAAAATCCATCTTTTCGGCAATAAAGGGAGTAACCGTTGGTTGGAATAAACTAAAACGAAAAGGTAATGTAACTCAGGAAACCTCTATTGTGGAGGTTAAGGAAACTATCTAA
- a CDS encoding methylated-DNA--[protein]-cysteine S-methyltransferase, giving the protein MSKLHKLEYESPIGVIEIWGTDEGICSIMFSERDKTENVMQDEVPKVLMDCFDQLDEYFKGIRQEFTFPYIFEGTNFQKTVWTALTRITYAKTGSYKDIAVLIGNEKAIRAVGSANGKNKLSIVIPCHRIIGSNGKLTGYAGGLWRKEWLLKHERSFKKVMT; this is encoded by the coding sequence ATGAGTAAACTACATAAATTAGAATACGAATCTCCGATTGGAGTTATAGAAATATGGGGAACAGATGAAGGCATCTGTTCAATCATGTTCTCTGAACGGGATAAAACAGAAAATGTCATGCAGGACGAAGTTCCCAAGGTATTAATGGATTGTTTTGACCAACTTGATGAATATTTTAAAGGTATACGTCAAGAATTTACGTTTCCCTATATCTTTGAGGGTACGAATTTTCAAAAAACAGTGTGGACCGCTTTAACTAGAATAACCTACGCTAAAACAGGATCATATAAGGATATTGCTGTTTTGATTGGGAATGAAAAAGCCATCAGAGCAGTCGGAAGTGCAAATGGTAAAAACAAGTTAAGTATTGTGATTCCTTGTCATCGAATTATCGGTTCAAATGGAAAATTAACCGGCTATGCAGGTGGTTTATGGAGGAAGGAATGGCTGCTTAAGCATGAAAGATCTTTTAAAAAGGTCATGACTTAA
- a CDS encoding DNA-3-methyladenine glycosylase family protein yields the protein MKWIDKGLSIEIYPPPEFNFKECLVFLGRSEQEVMHLIKDGYLYKLVKVNGEVVLLKIGSTSHSIQVEFPMSTPSISTLEKVVSYIWEWFDLDQALGDFYEVASKDMILKQIAPKYYGLRIICIPDLFEALTWAIIGQQINLTFAYTLKKRFVEQFGESFTIEGDTFWLFPEFKKIASIEVDDLRKLQFTVRKAEYIIGVAKAMTSGELSKEILLQKQDYQHIQKSLMSIRGIGAWTADYVMMKCLHYPSAFPIADVGLHHALMLQLGIERKPTIEEIREMSMNWEGWQAYATFYLWRSLYE from the coding sequence ATGAAATGGATCGATAAAGGTTTATCTATTGAGATTTATCCGCCTCCCGAATTTAATTTTAAAGAGTGTTTAGTTTTCTTAGGTAGATCTGAGCAGGAAGTAATGCATCTAATAAAAGATGGTTATTTATATAAACTGGTAAAAGTGAACGGAGAAGTGGTTTTATTAAAAATAGGAAGCACCTCACATTCAATTCAAGTTGAATTCCCAATGAGTACCCCATCTATAAGCACTCTTGAAAAAGTAGTATCCTATATATGGGAATGGTTTGATTTGGATCAAGCGTTGGGGGATTTTTATGAAGTAGCCAGTAAAGATATGATTTTGAAACAAATTGCCCCTAAATATTATGGTTTACGGATAATATGTATTCCAGATCTATTTGAAGCGCTGACCTGGGCGATTATTGGACAACAAATCAATTTAACATTTGCATATACATTAAAGAAACGTTTCGTTGAACAATTCGGAGAAAGTTTTACTATCGAGGGAGACACGTTCTGGTTATTTCCTGAATTCAAAAAAATTGCATCCATAGAAGTGGATGATTTAAGGAAACTTCAATTTACTGTTAGGAAGGCTGAATATATTATTGGCGTCGCGAAAGCCATGACAAGTGGCGAATTGTCAAAAGAAATTTTGCTTCAAAAACAAGATTATCAACATATTCAAAAATCTTTAATGAGTATTAGAGGTATAGGAGCATGGACGGCAGATTATGTGATGATGAAATGTTTACACTATCCATCTGCTTTTCCAATAGCGGATGTCGGCCTTCATCATGCATTAATGCTTCAGTTAGGGATTGAGCGAAAACCGACAATAGAGGAAATAAGAGAAATGTCAATGAATTGGGAAGGTTGGCAAGCATATGCTACCTTTTATCTATGGAGGTCCTTATATGAGTAA
- a CDS encoding bifunctional transcriptional activator/DNA repair enzyme AdaA, which produces MWEKIIACDSKYDGLFFTAVKTTKIYCRPSCRSRKPKKINVEFFYDIKEVEKAGFRACKRCQPESDHSPHIELVRNVVAFLVNHYKQKLELQDIANHVGVSSYYLERLFKQETSETPRTYLEKIRVDKAAYLLTSTDRTNLEICYEVGFQSPSNFYKVFRRLKNSSPSEYRTLLNKE; this is translated from the coding sequence ATGTGGGAGAAAATCATTGCTTGTGATAGTAAATATGATGGGTTATTTTTTACGGCAGTGAAAACAACCAAAATTTACTGCCGTCCTTCCTGTAGATCAAGAAAGCCGAAAAAAATAAATGTAGAATTCTTCTATGATATCAAAGAAGTTGAAAAAGCTGGTTTTCGTGCTTGCAAAAGATGTCAACCAGAATCTGATCATTCTCCACATATTGAACTTGTCAGAAATGTCGTTGCGTTCTTAGTAAATCATTATAAACAAAAGCTTGAATTACAGGATATTGCAAATCATGTTGGTGTAAGTTCTTATTATCTTGAAAGGTTATTTAAACAAGAAACTTCAGAAACTCCTCGTACCTATTTGGAAAAAATACGAGTTGATAAAGCGGCTTATCTTCTTACAAGTACAGATCGAACGAACCTTGAGATTTGCTATGAGGTCGGATTTCAAAGTCCTTCAAATTTTTATAAGGTGTTTCGACGTTTAAAAAATTCCTCACCAAGTGAATATCGAACGCTCTTAAATAAGGAATGA
- a CDS encoding isocitrate lyase/PEP mutase family protein — translation MNKIQKFNELHTSKEVLFLGNAWDILSALTLEKVGFKAIGTTSWGIANSFGYADGELIDFEKHLGIIKTITENVKIPVSADIEAGYGDGTEQIVTNVLKTADVGVAGINIEDSLKKQKGLRDILEHCNLLSKIRSALDKNGYKNFYINARTDTYLQSNKPLLETIDRAKSYVESGASGIFVPGLIDHDEIRKITMIVNAPLNVLSLPGLTNCNKLRELGVKRFSFGNALSDHYIAFLEKNAERLVEFKDTSHLYED, via the coding sequence ATGAATAAAATTCAGAAATTCAATGAGCTGCATACGTCAAAGGAAGTTTTATTTTTAGGAAATGCGTGGGATATCCTATCCGCCTTAACACTCGAGAAAGTGGGATTTAAAGCGATTGGCACGACGAGCTGGGGGATTGCTAATTCTTTTGGATATGCTGATGGTGAATTAATTGATTTTGAAAAACATCTTGGAATCATCAAAACAATTACAGAAAATGTGAAAATACCTGTCTCCGCAGATATTGAGGCAGGCTATGGTGATGGCACGGAACAAATTGTTACCAATGTTTTAAAAACAGCAGATGTTGGAGTTGCTGGAATAAATATTGAGGATTCACTGAAAAAACAAAAAGGGTTAAGAGATATATTGGAGCACTGTAACCTTTTATCAAAAATTAGATCGGCTCTAGATAAAAATGGTTATAAAAATTTTTATATTAACGCTAGAACGGACACTTATTTACAGAGCAATAAACCATTACTAGAGACTATTGATCGAGCTAAGTCCTATGTGGAGAGTGGAGCTAGTGGAATATTTGTTCCTGGATTGATCGATCATGATGAGATAAGAAAAATCACTATGATTGTAAATGCACCACTTAATGTATTATCTTTACCTGGACTAACGAATTGTAATAAGCTTAGGGAATTAGGTGTTAAACGTTTTAGTTTCGGAAATGCTCTATCTGACCATTATATTGCTTTTTTGGAAAAGAATGCGGAGCGATTAGTAGAGTTTAAGGATACTTCACATTTATATGAAGATTAA
- a CDS encoding DoxX family membrane protein: protein MAIQSKVNKKRWLFPSLIVLMRILFGIGWLLAGVTKISEKLWFKEPGVFLNEYLISALEKPNVTLFYKVFIENVLLEYVMTLNYVIPIVQIILGVLIIMGLLTIPSILICLFMHINFILSGNMNLMSLVLYTSAFTLIIFRTKIYHLSLDKYFNLDLCLQPMKIKEKTTTPCHLRKKC from the coding sequence ATGGCAATTCAATCAAAAGTAAATAAAAAAAGATGGTTGTTTCCATCTCTTATTGTTTTAATGCGTATTCTCTTTGGAATTGGTTGGCTATTAGCTGGAGTAACCAAAATTTCCGAAAAATTATGGTTTAAAGAACCGGGGGTATTTCTGAATGAATATTTAATCAGTGCATTAGAGAAGCCAAATGTCACATTATTTTATAAAGTTTTCATTGAAAACGTATTATTAGAATATGTGATGACTTTAAACTATGTCATTCCTATCGTTCAAATTATTCTTGGTGTACTTATTATAATGGGATTACTTACTATACCATCAATCTTAATCTGTCTCTTTATGCACATTAACTTCATACTTTCTGGAAATATGAATTTAATGAGCCTTGTTCTTTATACGAGTGCGTTTACATTAATCATTTTTAGAACGAAAATTTATCATTTAAGTCTTGATAAGTATTTTAATCTAGATTTATGTTTACAACCAATGAAAATAAAAGAGAAAACAACAACTCCATGCCACCTGAGAAAGAAATGCTGA
- a CDS encoding putative quinol monooxygenase, producing the protein MIIIHATFHINPAKQDLFLEEIQPLIAASREENGNISYRLQKDTESENVFTMVEVWQDMQAVANHNSSEHFTKFVANAKDFLTAPLEVKAFEGQPLKL; encoded by the coding sequence ATGATTATTATTCATGCAACATTCCATATAAATCCAGCGAAACAGGATTTGTTTCTAGAGGAAATTCAGCCGTTAATTGCTGCCTCAAGAGAAGAAAACGGAAATATTTCATATCGCCTTCAAAAAGATACAGAAAGCGAAAATGTATTTACGATGGTGGAAGTTTGGCAGGATATGCAAGCTGTTGCCAATCATAACTCAAGCGAGCACTTTACCAAGTTCGTAGCAAATGCAAAGGACTTTTTGACTGCACCATTAGAGGTTAAAGCATTTGAGGGGCAGCCATTAAAATTATAG
- a CDS encoding nitroreductase family protein, which produces MTTAQITNDFNKIVTERRSIKNYDKSVKISHEEMTEILTLATRAPSSVNMQPWRFLVIESPEAKATLAPLARFNQTQVETSSAVIAVFGDMNNFEKFEEIYGAAVEKGFMPLEVKEGIHASFSGYFETISREDLKDVVLVDGGLVSMQFMLAARAYGYDTNPIGGYEKDKIAEAFGLDKDRYVPVMLISIGKAADNGHPSVRLPIDQVAQWK; this is translated from the coding sequence ATGACTACAGCACAAATAACGAATGATTTTAATAAAATTGTGACAGAACGCCGTTCCATTAAAAATTATGATAAGTCCGTAAAAATCAGCCATGAAGAAATGACAGAGATTCTTACATTAGCAACACGTGCTCCTTCTTCTGTTAATATGCAGCCATGGCGCTTTCTTGTGATTGAAAGTCCTGAGGCAAAAGCAACACTTGCCCCACTGGCACGTTTTAACCAAACTCAAGTTGAAACATCATCAGCAGTTATTGCTGTTTTTGGTGATATGAATAATTTTGAGAAATTTGAAGAAATCTACGGCGCAGCTGTAGAGAAGGGATTTATGCCTTTAGAAGTAAAAGAAGGAATTCATGCTTCCTTTTCAGGCTATTTTGAAACGATTTCACGTGAAGATTTGAAAGATGTTGTTTTAGTGGATGGCGGACTTGTATCCATGCAGTTCATGCTTGCTGCCCGCGCTTATGGATACGATACAAATCCAATCGGCGGATATGAAAAAGACAAAATTGCAGAAGCATTTGGATTGGATAAAGACCGTTATGTTCCGGTTATGTTAATCTCTATTGGTAAAGCAGCAGATAACGGACATCCATCAGTTCGTCTGCCTATTGATCAAGTCGCGCAATGGAAGTAA
- a CDS encoding TetR/AcrR family transcriptional regulator — translation MRKIAPDERQMMRKAYVKKLIHVVRTQGFLSLTIQDIAKTMNLSRASLYNYFSSKEDIIMELTNLCIDYINEAGQTISNEELSYPLRFQKVFEQAVFSAVYASDIYLADLKTSCRHLYEKKMQSRKEQLSAIHTFYRNGMKAEVFNQLNPSILIIQDETVLGKLVNTAFLVDEEMSLKQALFDYYVAKKTQILKPEYLQNTEHEDINAMVEGILKKLAAI, via the coding sequence TTGAGAAAAATTGCACCTGATGAAAGACAGATGATGAGAAAAGCCTATGTAAAAAAGTTAATCCATGTCGTTCGGACTCAAGGATTCCTTTCCCTTACCATTCAAGATATCGCAAAAACGATGAATTTAAGCCGGGCTTCCTTGTATAACTACTTTTCTTCGAAGGAAGACATTATTATGGAGCTGACTAATCTCTGTATTGATTATATAAATGAAGCTGGTCAAACCATTTCCAATGAAGAGTTATCTTATCCACTTCGTTTCCAAAAAGTGTTTGAACAAGCTGTTTTTTCAGCTGTCTATGCTTCAGATATTTATTTGGCTGATTTAAAAACAAGCTGTAGGCATCTTTATGAAAAAAAGATGCAATCAAGAAAAGAACAACTTTCTGCCATTCATACCTTTTATCGAAATGGCATGAAAGCAGAAGTTTTTAATCAATTGAATCCCTCAATCTTAATTATTCAGGATGAAACTGTACTAGGGAAATTGGTGAATACAGCCTTTTTAGTGGACGAGGAAATGTCATTGAAACAGGCTCTATTCGATTATTATGTGGCGAAGAAAACCCAGATCCTAAAGCCCGAGTACTTGCAAAACACGGAGCATGAAGATATTAATGCAATGGTGGAAGGCATCCTCAAAAAACTGGCAGCCATCTAA
- the rlmH gene encoding 23S rRNA (pseudouridine(1915)-N(3))-methyltransferase RlmH, whose translation MNISIVTIGKLKEKYLKQGIDEYLKRLSIYAKLDIIELPDEKAPENLSETEMEQVKEKEGERILSKISDDTHVIALAIEGKMKSSEQLAKDLDQLATYGKSKVTFVIGGSLGLSKTVMKRANDTLSFSKMTFPHQLMRLILLEQVYRAFRINRGEPYHK comes from the coding sequence GTGAACATCTCAATCGTGACAATTGGTAAGCTGAAAGAAAAATATTTAAAGCAAGGAATTGACGAATACTTAAAACGACTTTCAATCTATGCAAAATTAGACATCATTGAGCTGCCAGACGAAAAGGCACCAGAAAACTTAAGTGAAACAGAAATGGAGCAAGTGAAAGAAAAAGAGGGAGAGCGAATCCTCAGTAAAATAAGCGATGACACACATGTCATTGCCCTTGCCATCGAAGGTAAAATGAAATCATCAGAGCAACTCGCAAAAGATCTCGATCAACTCGCGACATACGGAAAAAGCAAAGTAACATTTGTCATTGGCGGATCGCTTGGATTAAGTAAAACTGTCATGAAGAGAGCAAATGATACGCTTTCGTTTTCGAAGATGACATTTCCGCATCAGTTGATGAGGTTGATTTTATTAGAGCAGGTTTATCGTGCTTTTCGGATTAATCGGGGGGAACCTTATCATAAGTAA
- a CDS encoding CxxH/CxxC protein encodes MKMLCCEEHIELAIDMYVDEKELAPEIEKIEKNSKLSTTCEMCENPAVYIVGN; translated from the coding sequence ATGAAGATGCTTTGCTGTGAAGAACATATTGAATTAGCGATAGATATGTATGTGGATGAAAAAGAATTAGCACCAGAAATCGAAAAAATAGAAAAAAACAGTAAGTTATCCACAACTTGTGAAATGTGTGAAAACCCAGCTGTATATATAGTGGGGAACTAA